From the Acidobacteriota bacterium genome, the window CGTTCTCCGGAGTTCGGTTGACCACCAGGCAGTTGCCGTAGCCCATCGCTTCGACCAAGGCCGGGTGGGTGCCGCCGACTTCGGTGGCGTGGATGTAGGCGAGGGCGTGGGAGAGCAGCTCGCGGTAGCCCTCGCCGTAGATCGGGCCGGGAAAGAGAATGCGCCGATCGGCGTCCGCCGTGAAACCGGCGATGAAGCCCGCCGCATAAGGCGCCCCGCCGACCATCACCAGGGGCAGGTCGCCGCCGACCCGGCGATAGGCCGCCGCCACCCGGTCGGGGTTGTTCTCGGGCTCGAAACGACTGACGTAGAGGAAGTAGCGCCGCGCCTCGAGACTGAGGCGGTCGAGGGTGGCGCGGCCCTCCGGCACCACCGGATCGACACCGTAGGTGATCGGCACGGAGGCCGCCCCGTAGCGCTCCTCATAGTGCTTGCGGATGACCTCGGCATCGGTGATCAGCAGGTTGGGCACGAAGGTGGCGAGACGCTCCGAAAGGGCGTAGACGGCCCGGCCGACGGGCCCCCACTTGCGGCGCCGCTTTTCGATGCCGTCGACGTGCAGCGCCGCCGGGATACGGGTCAGCCGCAGCCAGGGCACGAAGACGGCGTTGGCGGAGTTCACCACCAAAGCAGCATCGAAGCGCCGAAAGCCGGCATCGATCACCGACAGCAGCGTATGGACCGGGGTGTCGAAGTACTTGCCCCGCAGGGTCGGCAGCACCACCAGGTCGACGCCCTTCCACTGCCGCAGGGTCTTCGGAGTGGAGTGGGACCGGCAGTAGACGGTGACGCGGTGGCCGCGCTCGACCAGCCGGCGAGCCAACTCCTCCATCAAGGTCTCGTAGCCGCCGTAGCGGTTGGGGATGCCGCGACTGCCGAGCAGGGCGATGCGCAGGGCGCCGGCCGACGCGGACTTGGTCATAGCGGCGCCCCCGAACGTCCGAACCAGAAGTCGATCTCGGCGGCGGCGACAGTGCG encodes:
- a CDS encoding DUF1972 domain-containing protein, whose amino-acid sequence is MTKSASAGALRIALLGSRGIPNRYGGYETLMEELARRLVERGHRVTVYCRSHSTPKTLRQWKGVDLVVLPTLRGKYFDTPVHTLLSVIDAGFRRFDAALVVNSANAVFVPWLRLTRIPAALHVDGIEKRRRKWGPVGRAVYALSERLATFVPNLLITDAEVIRKHYEERYGAASVPITYGVDPVVPEGRATLDRLSLEARRYFLYVSRFEPENNPDRVAAAYRRVGGDLPLVMVGGAPYAAGFIAGFTADADRRILFPGPIYGEGYRELLSHALAYIHATEVGGTHPALVEAMGYGNCLVVNRTPENVEVAGDQALYFEAGDEDTLSRALEEVRSSPEAARRRGEAAAERAQRLYSWQAVTDQYEAALWHLAHGTDPQ